The following coding sequences lie in one Burkholderia cepacia genomic window:
- a CDS encoding DUF4088 family protein translates to MGQITLSLKDDTLESLRKDYDAFVRVSLKLDPQFATPSFEDFLRAKLLDNMVPLTEHAVQRMLQGGQYAWAKRTLDKEFPDVVAILMRQAGEFGFGFASRSEWTPDELAKACRDWAKAIVAEAQGDPSLIDPLASQIKGAAQDIQTLEELMQTPAWRLAESLRQRIYEAKLACEMSVGSTARDKLGELRGLLRLGLAHGSFQKQEAQQIMEYLRLLKPEIFVEEPYDVFARLAAWLRSVFTPAAVRPAQGQPGQGQGPRRP, encoded by the coding sequence ATGGGCCAGATCACCCTTTCCCTCAAGGACGACACGCTCGAGTCCCTGCGCAAGGACTACGACGCGTTCGTGCGCGTGTCGCTGAAACTCGACCCGCAGTTCGCGACGCCGTCGTTCGAGGATTTCCTGCGCGCCAAGCTGCTCGACAACATGGTGCCGCTGACCGAACACGCGGTGCAGCGGATGCTGCAGGGCGGCCAGTACGCGTGGGCCAAGCGCACGCTCGACAAGGAATTTCCGGACGTCGTCGCGATCCTGATGCGACAGGCCGGCGAATTCGGCTTCGGCTTCGCATCGCGCTCCGAATGGACCCCCGACGAACTCGCGAAAGCGTGCCGCGACTGGGCGAAGGCGATCGTCGCCGAAGCGCAGGGCGACCCGTCGCTGATCGACCCGCTCGCGTCGCAGATCAAGGGCGCGGCGCAGGACATCCAGACGCTCGAGGAACTGATGCAGACGCCCGCGTGGCGGCTCGCCGAATCGTTGCGCCAGCGCATTTACGAGGCCAAGCTCGCGTGCGAGATGAGCGTCGGCAGCACCGCGCGCGACAAGCTCGGTGAACTGCGCGGGCTGCTGCGGCTCGGGCTCGCGCACGGCTCGTTCCAGAAGCAGGAAGCGCAGCAGATCATGGAGTACCTGCGGCTGCTCAAGCCGGAGATCTTCGTCGAGGAACCGTACGACGTCTTCGCGCGGCTTGCCGCGTGGCTGCGCAGCGTGTTCACGCCGGCCGCCGTGCGACCGGCGCAGGGACAACCGGGACAGGGGCAAGGACCGCGCCGGCCCTGA
- a CDS encoding sodium:proton antiporter, translated as MKRHAAWAGMASGIALGATPALASAATLDGATLSALWGIPFAGILLSIALFPLVAPVFWHHHFGKIAAGWAVMFLIPFAFAFGAGTAFGTLVHALLEEYIPFIVLLTALYTVAGGICVNGNLHGSPKLNTAILALGTLLASVMGTTGAAMLLIRPLLRANDNRKHVVHVVIFFIFLVANAGGSLSPLGDPPLFLGFLNGVSFFWTTTHLALPMLFICVVLLALFFVLDTYFYRKGGEERPAALDPTPDGAALSIDGKINFVLLAAVIALVLMSGIWKPGITFDVWGTHVALQNLVRDVALAGVTLASLALTPRSAREGNAFNWAPIEEVAKLFAGIFVTIAPVIVILRAGADGAFAQIVHLVTGPDGKPIDAMYFWATGILSSFLDNAPTYLVFFNLAGGDAQALMTTGASTLAAISAGAVFMGANSYIGNAPNFMVKAIAESRGVKMPSFFAYLGWALVILVPVFLLTSLIFFPA; from the coding sequence ATGAAACGACATGCCGCCTGGGCGGGCATGGCGTCGGGAATCGCGCTTGGCGCGACTCCCGCGCTCGCATCGGCCGCCACGCTCGACGGTGCCACGCTGTCCGCACTCTGGGGCATCCCGTTCGCCGGTATCCTGCTGTCGATCGCACTGTTCCCGCTCGTCGCGCCCGTGTTCTGGCATCACCACTTCGGCAAGATCGCGGCCGGCTGGGCGGTCATGTTCCTGATTCCGTTCGCGTTCGCGTTCGGTGCGGGCACCGCGTTCGGCACGCTCGTGCATGCGCTGCTCGAGGAATACATTCCGTTCATCGTGCTGCTCACCGCGCTCTATACGGTCGCGGGCGGCATCTGCGTGAACGGCAACCTGCACGGCTCGCCGAAGCTGAATACCGCGATCCTCGCGCTCGGCACGCTGCTCGCGAGCGTGATGGGCACGACGGGCGCCGCGATGCTGCTGATCCGGCCGCTCTTGCGCGCGAACGACAACCGCAAGCATGTCGTGCACGTCGTGATCTTCTTCATCTTCCTCGTCGCGAACGCGGGCGGCTCGCTGTCGCCGCTCGGTGATCCGCCGCTGTTCCTCGGCTTCCTGAACGGCGTGAGCTTCTTCTGGACCACCACCCATCTCGCGCTGCCGATGCTGTTCATCTGCGTCGTGCTGCTGGCGCTGTTCTTCGTGCTCGATACGTACTTCTACCGGAAGGGCGGCGAGGAGCGGCCGGCCGCGCTCGACCCGACACCCGACGGCGCGGCGCTGTCGATCGACGGCAAGATCAACTTCGTGCTGCTCGCGGCCGTGATCGCGCTCGTGCTGATGAGCGGCATCTGGAAGCCGGGCATCACGTTCGACGTGTGGGGCACGCACGTGGCGCTGCAGAATCTCGTGCGCGACGTCGCGCTCGCGGGCGTGACGCTCGCGTCGCTCGCGCTCACCCCCCGTTCCGCGCGTGAGGGCAATGCATTCAACTGGGCGCCGATCGAGGAAGTCGCGAAGCTGTTCGCGGGGATCTTCGTGACGATCGCGCCGGTGATCGTGATCCTGCGCGCGGGCGCGGACGGTGCGTTCGCTCAGATCGTCCATCTCGTCACGGGGCCGGACGGCAAGCCGATCGACGCGATGTACTTCTGGGCGACGGGCATCCTGTCGTCGTTCCTCGACAACGCGCCGACCTATCTGGTGTTCTTCAACCTCGCGGGCGGCGATGCGCAGGCGCTGATGACGACGGGTGCATCGACGCTCGCCGCGATTTCCGCGGGCGCGGTGTTCATGGGCGCGAACAGCTATATCGGCAACGCGCCGAACTTCATGGTGAAGGCGATCGCGGAGTCGCGCGGCGTGAAGATGCCGAGCTTCTTCGCGTACCTCGGTTGGGCACTCGTGATACTGGTCCCCGTGTTCCTGCTGACGTCGCTGATCTTCTTCCCGGCGTAA
- a CDS encoding AzlD domain-containing protein, which produces MNYALLILGMAVITYAIRSTLFLFGERLTFPPLVRTALGFVPVTVLTAIIVPMTVSPHGGTAELTWRNPQLVGALAAVLVSAATRRPLVTIAAGLAVFFFWQGVVIPHWLPA; this is translated from the coding sequence GTGAACTACGCGCTCCTGATCCTCGGGATGGCCGTCATCACGTACGCGATCCGCTCGACGCTGTTCCTGTTCGGCGAACGGCTGACCTTCCCGCCGCTCGTGCGGACCGCGCTCGGCTTCGTGCCCGTCACCGTGCTGACGGCGATCATCGTGCCGATGACCGTCTCCCCGCACGGCGGCACGGCCGAGCTGACCTGGCGCAATCCGCAGCTCGTCGGCGCGCTCGCCGCCGTGCTCGTGTCGGCGGCAACCCGTCGCCCGCTCGTGACGATCGCCGCGGGCCTCGCGGTGTTCTTCTTCTGGCAAGGGGTCGTGATCCCGCACTGGCTGCCCGCCTGA
- a CDS encoding CreA family protein: MKHRLLRSAPFALLFSAFAAAPLAHAEEVGSVNTHFRVTGSDRVVVEAYDDPVVNGVTCYVSRARTGGIKGTLGVAEDPSEASIACRQVGPISFKEPLKQQTDVFSERMSFIFKTLHVVRVVDKKRNTIVYLTYSDRIVSGSPKNAVTAVPMPAGTTIPVK, encoded by the coding sequence ATGAAGCATCGCCTCCTCCGCTCCGCCCCGTTCGCCCTTCTGTTTTCCGCATTCGCCGCGGCACCGCTCGCGCACGCGGAGGAAGTCGGCAGCGTCAACACTCATTTCCGCGTCACGGGCTCCGATCGCGTGGTCGTCGAAGCGTATGACGATCCGGTCGTGAACGGCGTGACTTGCTACGTATCCCGCGCCCGCACCGGCGGGATCAAGGGCACGCTCGGCGTCGCCGAGGATCCGAGCGAAGCGTCGATCGCCTGCCGGCAGGTCGGCCCGATCAGCTTCAAGGAACCGCTCAAGCAGCAGACCGACGTGTTCAGCGAGCGCATGTCGTTCATCTTCAAGACGCTGCACGTCGTGCGCGTGGTCGACAAGAAGCGCAACACGATCGTCTACCTGACCTACAGCGACCGCATCGTCAGCGGCAGCCCGAAGAACGCGGTCACCGCGGTACCGATGCCCGCCGGTACGACGATTCCGGTCAAGTAA
- a CDS encoding AzlC family ABC transporter permease yields MNPTPASPPRRPLNEWLDGARDTIPMMIGAAPFGVIFGTLVGGGPLAAWHGALMSLAVFAGSAQFIALGLIAGSASFVVVLATTLIVNLRHLLYSATLAPYVAHLPLRWRATLGALMTDEVFAVAYAHYRHFAPGTIGPHYFFGSGLAMYLNWQVWTLAGIGFGAAFPGLQSLGLDFAMAATFIAIVVPQLGTLRYFAAAATAGTLAYFWQGWPYKLGLLGAVAAGVAIGVALTLLHERTRAGSRTEAAS; encoded by the coding sequence TTGAACCCGACACCCGCATCGCCCCCTCGCCGCCCGCTCAACGAATGGCTCGACGGCGCGCGCGACACGATTCCGATGATGATCGGCGCCGCGCCGTTCGGCGTGATTTTCGGCACGCTCGTCGGCGGCGGCCCGCTCGCCGCATGGCATGGCGCGCTGATGTCGCTCGCCGTGTTCGCGGGCTCCGCTCAGTTCATCGCGCTCGGCCTGATCGCGGGCAGCGCGAGCTTCGTCGTCGTGCTCGCGACCACGCTGATCGTGAACCTGCGCCACCTGCTGTACAGCGCGACGCTCGCGCCCTATGTCGCACACCTGCCGCTGCGCTGGCGCGCGACGCTCGGCGCGCTGATGACCGACGAGGTGTTCGCGGTCGCCTATGCGCACTACCGGCACTTCGCGCCCGGTACGATCGGCCCCCACTACTTCTTCGGCTCCGGGCTCGCGATGTACCTGAACTGGCAGGTCTGGACGCTCGCGGGCATCGGCTTCGGCGCCGCGTTCCCGGGCCTGCAGTCGCTCGGCCTCGATTTCGCGATGGCGGCCACCTTCATCGCGATCGTCGTCCCGCAACTCGGCACGCTGCGCTACTTCGCGGCGGCCGCGACGGCCGGCACGCTCGCGTACTTCTGGCAGGGCTGGCCGTACAAGCTCGGGCTGCTCGGCGCGGTCGCCGCGGGCGTCGCGATCGGCGTCGCGCTCACGCTGCTGCACGAACGCACGCGTGCCGGCTCGCGCACGGAGGCCGCATCGTGA
- a CDS encoding 2-hydroxyacid dehydrogenase has translation MQKILVARPIFPDVIERLEQYFEVDWNNGDALAPDALAARLADKDGALTAGDPVGAAALAAAPRLRVVANMAVGYNNFDMAAFNAANVLGTNTPDVLNESTADFGWALMMAAARRIAESEHWLRAGHWQKWAYDGFLGSDIYGSTLGVIGMGRIGQALARRARGFGMQVIYHNRSRVAPEIEAELSAEYVSKDALLARADHVVLVLPYTKENHHTIGAAELAKMKPTATLTNIARGGIVDDAALAAALRDGTIAAAGLDVYEGEPAVHPALLEVPNVVLTPHIASATEKTRRAMANLAADNLIAALGEGPRAGQPANPINPDVIGKPRA, from the coding sequence ATGCAGAAGATCCTGGTCGCGCGTCCGATCTTTCCGGACGTGATCGAACGGCTCGAGCAGTATTTCGAAGTCGACTGGAACAACGGCGACGCGCTCGCACCCGATGCGCTCGCCGCGCGTCTCGCCGACAAGGACGGCGCGCTGACGGCTGGCGACCCGGTCGGCGCGGCGGCGCTCGCGGCGGCCCCGCGCTTGCGCGTCGTGGCGAACATGGCGGTCGGCTACAACAACTTCGACATGGCCGCGTTCAATGCGGCGAACGTGCTCGGCACCAACACGCCCGACGTGCTGAACGAGTCGACCGCCGATTTCGGCTGGGCGCTGATGATGGCCGCCGCGCGCCGGATCGCCGAATCCGAGCACTGGCTGCGCGCCGGTCACTGGCAGAAGTGGGCGTACGACGGTTTCCTCGGCTCCGACATTTACGGCTCGACGCTGGGCGTCATCGGGATGGGTCGCATCGGCCAGGCGCTCGCGCGCCGCGCACGCGGCTTCGGGATGCAGGTGATCTATCACAACCGTTCGCGGGTCGCGCCCGAGATCGAGGCCGAGCTGAGTGCCGAGTACGTGTCGAAGGATGCGCTGCTCGCGCGTGCCGATCACGTCGTGCTCGTGCTGCCGTACACGAAGGAGAACCACCACACGATCGGTGCGGCCGAACTCGCGAAGATGAAACCCACCGCGACGCTCACCAACATCGCGCGCGGCGGGATCGTCGACGACGCGGCGCTGGCCGCCGCGCTGCGCGACGGGACGATCGCCGCGGCCGGCCTCGACGTGTACGAAGGCGAGCCGGCCGTGCATCCGGCGCTGCTCGAGGTGCCGAACGTCGTGCTGACGCCGCATATCGCGAGTGCGACCGAAAAGACGCGCCGCGCGATGGCGAACCTTGCCGCCGACAACCTGATCGCCGCACTGGGCGAGGGGCCGCGCGCCGGGCAGCCGGCGAATCCGATCAACCCTGACGTGATCGGGAAGCCGCGCGCATGA
- a CDS encoding LutC/YkgG family protein has product MDTSAARRQILARIRAAQGRPAEPDAAERDGVADYLAQHPQGPRPPAPADLVAAFVDEAARLSTTVDEVATLADAPAAAARYLSAHGLPTQAVAWRTLADLDWAGAGLSVECRKPRDGDLVGLTGCFCATAETGSLVLLSGPDTYASAGLLPETHIAIVPASRIVAGHEDAFALIRAERGELPRAVNFVSGPSRTGDIEQTIVLGAHGPYRVHVIVVRGA; this is encoded by the coding sequence ATGGACACTTCCGCTGCCCGTCGCCAGATCCTCGCGCGCATCCGCGCGGCGCAGGGGCGCCCGGCCGAACCCGATGCAGCGGAGCGCGACGGCGTCGCCGACTATCTCGCGCAGCATCCGCAGGGCCCGCGTCCGCCGGCGCCGGCCGACCTCGTCGCCGCGTTCGTCGACGAAGCCGCGCGCCTGTCGACCACGGTCGACGAAGTCGCGACGCTGGCCGACGCGCCCGCCGCCGCCGCCCGCTATCTTTCCGCTCACGGCCTGCCGACGCAGGCCGTCGCGTGGCGCACGCTGGCCGATCTCGACTGGGCCGGCGCCGGCCTGTCGGTCGAGTGCCGCAAGCCGCGCGACGGCGATCTCGTCGGCCTCACCGGCTGCTTTTGCGCGACCGCCGAAACGGGGTCGCTGGTGCTGCTGTCGGGCCCGGACACCTATGCTTCGGCAGGCCTGCTGCCGGAAACACATATTGCGATCGTACCGGCTTCGCGGATCGTCGCCGGGCATGAAGACGCGTTCGCGCTGATCCGTGCGGAGCGCGGCGAATTGCCGCGTGCGGTCAATTTCGTGTCGGGCCCGTCGCGCACGGGCGACATCGAGCAGACCATCGTCCTGGGCGCGCACGGCCCGTACCGCGTGCACGTGATCGTCGTACGGGGCGCATGA
- a CDS encoding AraC family transcriptional regulator has product MSAPRLPDAARYWRTPLLPEADLVTATYRDHTFAPHWHDAYTIPVILEGAERFTYRGNGYVAETGTVPVINPGEVHTGSRAADEGWCYRVSYMPVEFIRELTSAIAGRPQDAPWFAPDVIRDADLAARLTLAHRMMEAGSERALSSNAHGQPASDMVIDATRIYDPLAAETAMLDALSTLIVRHADALPRPALLAADEPRVDAMRERLAADLMCAVTLDDIAQAAGLSPFHAARLFTRTTGMPPHAWRNQLRLQRALAPLRAGVPVADVAAASGFVDQSHFTRHFKRMFGVPPGRWQAS; this is encoded by the coding sequence ATGTCCGCCCCTCGCCTTCCCGACGCCGCACGCTACTGGCGCACGCCGCTGCTGCCGGAGGCTGATCTCGTCACGGCGACCTATCGCGACCACACGTTCGCGCCGCACTGGCACGACGCGTACACGATCCCCGTGATTCTCGAAGGCGCGGAACGCTTCACCTATCGCGGCAACGGCTATGTCGCCGAAACGGGCACCGTGCCCGTGATCAATCCCGGTGAAGTGCATACGGGCTCGCGCGCGGCCGACGAAGGCTGGTGCTATCGCGTCAGCTACATGCCGGTCGAATTCATCCGCGAACTCACGAGCGCGATCGCCGGCCGCCCGCAGGATGCGCCGTGGTTTGCCCCCGACGTGATTCGCGACGCCGATCTCGCGGCCCGGCTCACCCTCGCGCACCGGATGATGGAAGCCGGCAGCGAGCGCGCCCTGTCGTCGAATGCGCACGGGCAGCCGGCCAGCGACATGGTGATCGACGCGACGCGCATCTACGATCCGCTCGCCGCCGAAACGGCGATGCTCGACGCGCTGTCGACGCTGATCGTGCGCCATGCCGACGCGCTGCCGCGACCGGCGCTGCTCGCGGCGGACGAACCGCGCGTCGATGCGATGCGCGAGCGGCTCGCGGCCGATCTCATGTGCGCGGTGACGCTCGACGACATCGCGCAGGCGGCCGGCCTGTCGCCGTTTCACGCGGCGCGCCTGTTCACGCGCACGACCGGCATGCCGCCGCATGCGTGGCGCAACCAGTTGCGGCTGCAGCGCGCGCTGGCGCCGCTGCGCGCGGGCGTGCCCGTCGCCGACGTCGCGGCGGCCAGCGGCTTCGTCGACCAGAGCCACTTCACGCGCCATTTCAAACGGATGTTCGGCGTGCCGCCCGGGCGCTGGCAGGCGAGCTGA
- the fdxA gene encoding ferredoxin FdxA, translating into MTHVVTEGCIKCKYTDCVDVCPVDCFREGPNFLAIDPDECIDCAVCVAECPTNAIYAEEDVPGDQQQFTELNAELAKGWPSITKTKPAPADADEWKDVQEKLHLLER; encoded by the coding sequence ATGACTCACGTTGTGACCGAAGGCTGCATCAAGTGCAAATACACGGACTGCGTGGATGTGTGCCCGGTGGATTGCTTCCGTGAAGGTCCCAACTTTCTCGCCATCGATCCGGACGAGTGCATCGACTGCGCCGTGTGCGTCGCCGAGTGCCCGACCAATGCGATCTATGCCGAAGAAGACGTTCCGGGCGACCAGCAGCAGTTCACCGAGCTGAATGCCGAGCTGGCAAAGGGCTGGCCGTCGATCACGAAGACCAAGCCGGCACCGGCCGACGCGGACGAGTGGAAGGACGTGCAGGAGAAGCTGCACCTGCTCGAGCGCTGA
- the pncB gene encoding nicotinate phosphoribosyltransferase, translated as MIITSLLDTDLYKFTMMQVVLHHFPAASVEYRFRCRTQGVDLVPYIDEIRDEVRGLCSLRFSDVELDYLRRMRFIKSDFVDFLALFHLNEKYISITPSPKGGGEIDIVIEGPWLHTILFEIPVLAIVNEVYFRNTQREPDYREGRERLREKIKLLGAKPEFADCKIADYGTRRRFSKVWHEEVALTLRDGLGPQFAGTSNVLYAMKHDITPLGTMAHEYLQACQALGPRLRDSQIYGFEMWAKEYRGDLGIALSDVYGMDAFLNDFDMYFCKLFDGARHDSGDPFEWGERMLRHYEANRCDPRTKVLVFSDALDIPKVMQLYERFRGRCKLAFGVGTNLTNDLGYVPLQIVIKMVRCNGQPVAKLSDSPGKSMCDDKAYLAYLRQVFGIAQPVEESASK; from the coding sequence ATGATCATCACTTCGCTGCTCGACACGGATCTCTACAAGTTCACGATGATGCAGGTCGTCCTGCATCACTTCCCCGCCGCAAGCGTCGAATACCGCTTCCGGTGCCGCACGCAAGGCGTCGATCTCGTGCCGTACATCGACGAGATCCGCGACGAGGTGCGCGGCCTGTGTTCGCTGCGTTTCTCCGACGTCGAACTCGACTACCTGCGGCGGATGCGCTTCATCAAGAGCGATTTCGTCGACTTCCTCGCGCTGTTCCACCTGAACGAGAAGTACATCTCGATCACGCCTTCGCCGAAGGGCGGCGGCGAGATCGACATCGTGATCGAGGGGCCGTGGCTGCACACGATCCTGTTCGAGATCCCGGTGCTCGCGATCGTCAATGAAGTCTATTTCCGCAACACGCAGCGCGAGCCTGACTATCGCGAGGGCCGCGAGCGGCTGCGCGAGAAGATCAAGCTGCTCGGCGCGAAGCCCGAGTTCGCCGACTGCAAGATCGCCGACTACGGTACGCGCCGGCGCTTCTCGAAGGTCTGGCACGAGGAAGTCGCGCTCACGCTGCGCGACGGGCTCGGCCCGCAGTTCGCGGGCACGAGCAACGTGCTGTACGCGATGAAGCACGACATCACGCCGCTTGGCACGATGGCGCACGAGTACCTGCAGGCTTGCCAGGCGCTCGGCCCGCGGCTGCGCGATTCGCAGATCTACGGGTTCGAGATGTGGGCGAAGGAATACCGCGGCGACCTCGGGATCGCGCTGTCGGACGTCTACGGGATGGATGCGTTCCTGAACGACTTCGACATGTACTTCTGCAAGCTGTTCGACGGCGCGCGCCACGATTCGGGCGATCCGTTCGAATGGGGCGAGCGGATGCTGCGCCACTACGAGGCGAACCGCTGCGACCCGCGCACCAAGGTGCTCGTGTTCTCGGACGCGCTCGACATCCCGAAGGTCATGCAGTTGTACGAACGGTTCCGCGGCCGCTGCAAGCTCGCGTTCGGCGTCGGCACGAACCTCACCAACGATCTCGGCTACGTGCCGCTGCAGATCGTGATCAAGATGGTCCGTTGCAACGGCCAGCCGGTCGCGAAGCTGTCGGATTCGCCGGGCAAGAGCATGTGCGACGACAAGGCGTATCTCGCGTACCTGCGCCAGGTGTTCGGCATCGCGCAGCCGGTCGAGGAAAGCGCGTCGAAGTGA
- the norM gene encoding multidrug efflux MATE transporter NorM, translated as MSHSGLTRTVAAPPSLSSHAADTARLAAPLAIAQLSQMAMSVTDTVLLGSLGPDSLAAGGLGANFFFVIVTVLQGVLSSVSVSVAHARGAKADERVPHIYWTGFALSVLLAIPAIIALSLSEPILLMFHEPPLLAHHVGEYTGILRFAALGSLIGVGLMRAFLPAIGAARRLLWVSIGGVGVNGVLNYGLIHGAFGLPRLGFLGSAVATTITIWLTALALIWLLHGRQRFRHFVTAARPKLPMMGELIGIGWPVAITYGVESTLFLATGLTIGVLGATSLAAHQIALNVASVAFMVPLAIGQAANVRVGYWVGAGAPVAARHAGFVALGLGVAFMTLSGIVLIVAPHAIVGLYLNLDDPSNAATVSLAASLLGIAAVFQIVDGAQTVASGALRGLKDTRIPMLAATLGYWGIGFPTGYWFAFHVGLGARGLWWGLAAGLASVAMLMAWRFHLKSASLVTSPR; from the coding sequence ATGTCGCATTCCGGTCTTACGCGGACGGTCGCCGCGCCGCCGTCGCTATCCAGTCACGCCGCCGATACCGCACGCCTCGCCGCGCCGCTCGCGATCGCGCAACTCTCGCAGATGGCGATGAGCGTCACCGACACGGTGCTGCTCGGTTCGCTCGGCCCCGATTCGCTCGCAGCGGGCGGACTGGGCGCTAACTTCTTCTTCGTCATCGTGACCGTGCTGCAAGGCGTGCTGTCGTCGGTGAGCGTCAGCGTCGCGCACGCGCGCGGCGCCAAAGCCGACGAGCGCGTACCGCACATCTACTGGACCGGCTTCGCGCTGTCCGTGCTGCTCGCGATTCCGGCCATCATCGCGCTGTCGCTGTCCGAACCGATCCTGCTGATGTTCCACGAGCCGCCATTGCTCGCGCATCACGTCGGCGAATACACGGGCATCCTGCGCTTCGCCGCGCTCGGCAGCCTGATCGGCGTCGGGTTGATGCGTGCATTCCTGCCGGCGATCGGCGCGGCGCGGCGGCTGCTGTGGGTGTCGATCGGCGGCGTCGGCGTCAACGGCGTGCTCAACTACGGGCTGATCCACGGCGCGTTCGGGCTGCCGCGCCTCGGCTTCCTCGGTTCGGCGGTCGCAACGACGATCACGATCTGGCTTACCGCGCTCGCACTGATCTGGCTGCTGCACGGCCGGCAACGCTTCCGTCATTTCGTCACCGCCGCGCGCCCGAAGCTGCCCATGATGGGCGAACTGATCGGCATCGGCTGGCCAGTGGCGATCACGTACGGGGTCGAGTCGACGCTGTTCCTCGCAACCGGCCTGACCATCGGCGTGCTCGGTGCGACGTCGCTGGCCGCGCACCAGATCGCGCTGAACGTCGCGTCGGTCGCGTTCATGGTGCCGCTCGCGATCGGCCAGGCCGCCAACGTGCGGGTCGGCTACTGGGTCGGCGCAGGGGCGCCCGTCGCCGCGCGGCACGCGGGCTTCGTCGCACTCGGGCTCGGTGTCGCGTTCATGACGCTGTCGGGCATCGTGCTGATCGTCGCGCCGCATGCGATCGTCGGCCTGTACCTGAACCTCGACGATCCGTCGAACGCGGCCACCGTGTCGCTTGCCGCGTCGCTGCTCGGCATCGCCGCGGTGTTCCAGATCGTCGACGGCGCGCAGACCGTCGCGTCGGGCGCGTTGCGCGGCCTGAAGGACACGCGCATCCCGATGCTCGCGGCGACCCTCGGCTACTGGGGCATCGGTTTTCCGACCGGCTACTGGTTCGCGTTCCACGTAGGCCTCGGTGCCCGGGGCCTCTGGTGGGGCCTCGCGGCCGGCCTTGCCAGCGTGGCCATGCTGATGGCGTGGCGCTTTCATCTGAAGAGCGCGTCGCTCGTGACGTCGCCGCGCTGA
- a CDS encoding RNA-binding S4 domain-containing protein — MPNLDFTLTGEYVELHNLLKITGLADSGGTAKLIVASGAVKVDGAVELRKTCKIRAGQVVLLGDTRIAVREA, encoded by the coding sequence ATGCCCAACCTGGATTTCACGCTGACCGGCGAATACGTCGAGCTGCACAACCTTCTCAAGATCACCGGCCTCGCGGACAGCGGCGGCACCGCGAAGCTGATCGTCGCGTCCGGCGCGGTGAAAGTCGACGGCGCGGTCGAGCTGCGCAAGACCTGCAAGATCCGCGCGGGCCAGGTCGTGCTGCTCGGCGACACGCGCATTGCGGTGCGCGAGGCCTAG